The following coding sequences are from one Lysinibacillus sp. FSL W8-0992 window:
- a CDS encoding diguanylate cyclase domain-containing protein, with protein sequence MEYLLSEKLFNQLFIGEDFVYLMKKVGDDYQYVRLNQAAQVLVSTNALGKMLSAVTSRRNFVIIQENYHRAIEQHQQIDYVDYAYVKSEVRKYETSVRPIKDGDDYYILAITKEILYDRSIEDKFLFMRSMFDHAYFSTVILSAEGTIYEVNTSFIEDFNLDNDMVKHQPFIDLPIIPHEEIEKIQNYLQRAAMGENIGEKLIKLHTLDKQERMYLVSLSPVMQGDNSFAIFLIMQDFTQFTEQKAELRSKTHGLEVFKAALNFATSIAILDNEGTIMEVNDLFLNASEFTAEELIGQPYNLIEPRNNKKGVFQTINESLVLGEVWRGELCYRTKYHADYWVEAAIVPLKNEFGKVEQYLSINYDITDKKRMLTELKNIERTFRLITENTNDLIVIINEDGIIIYASPSYRMYLGYEIVELQGQFYNSIIEEQSKPAWQAFLNDFTAKSDTQFELLLKSKDGTPVWTEGNVTVVHDTERETISQIIMVSREITHRKERENDLLYLAYHDSLTQLPNRRFLLKEFPKLLSDAHAKGTCIAMLYIDGDDFKDVNDRYGHDMGDDFIRNFGNVLITSVRSHDLVIRMGGDEFIIILTGLTRNPEERQVQIMHIINRIRNELKNGWTIEKYFFAPTASIGIAYYPDHATTLESLMDLADQALYKAKECGKNNLFITGPL encoded by the coding sequence ATGGAATATCTTTTAAGCGAAAAACTTTTCAATCAACTATTTATTGGAGAAGATTTCGTCTATTTAATGAAAAAAGTAGGAGACGATTATCAATATGTTCGCTTAAATCAGGCTGCCCAAGTTCTGGTATCTACTAATGCCCTTGGGAAAATGCTGTCTGCTGTTACTTCTCGTCGGAATTTTGTCATTATTCAAGAAAATTATCACCGAGCTATTGAACAGCATCAACAAATCGATTATGTGGATTATGCTTATGTTAAATCAGAAGTTAGAAAATATGAGACCTCTGTCCGGCCAATAAAAGACGGGGATGATTATTATATTTTAGCTATTACAAAAGAAATTCTATATGACAGAAGTATTGAAGATAAATTTTTATTTATGCGATCAATGTTCGATCATGCTTATTTTTCAACAGTCATTTTATCTGCAGAAGGTACTATATATGAAGTAAATACAAGCTTCATAGAAGATTTTAATTTAGATAATGATATGGTGAAACATCAGCCGTTCATTGACTTACCTATTATCCCTCATGAGGAAATTGAGAAAATACAAAACTATTTACAAAGGGCTGCAATGGGCGAAAATATTGGTGAAAAGCTGATTAAGCTTCATACATTGGATAAACAGGAGCGCATGTATTTAGTATCGTTGTCACCAGTAATGCAAGGTGATAACTCCTTTGCTATTTTTCTTATCATGCAAGATTTTACACAATTTACCGAGCAAAAGGCAGAGCTGCGTTCAAAAACCCATGGTCTCGAAGTGTTTAAGGCGGCTTTAAATTTCGCAACTTCTATTGCTATTTTAGATAACGAAGGCACGATTATGGAAGTTAATGATTTATTTTTAAATGCTTCTGAATTTACAGCTGAAGAGCTAATTGGTCAACCTTATAATCTTATCGAGCCACGTAATAATAAAAAAGGAGTTTTTCAAACAATCAACGAATCCCTTGTATTGGGGGAGGTTTGGAGAGGGGAGCTGTGCTATCGCACCAAATATCATGCAGACTATTGGGTAGAGGCAGCCATTGTGCCATTGAAAAATGAATTTGGCAAAGTGGAACAATATTTATCCATTAACTATGATATTACGGACAAGAAGAGAATGTTAACGGAATTGAAAAATATTGAGCGTACTTTCCGATTAATTACTGAAAATACAAATGATTTAATTGTCATCATCAATGAGGATGGCATTATTATTTATGCTTCACCGTCCTATAGGATGTATTTAGGCTATGAGATTGTTGAGTTACAGGGACAGTTTTACAATAGTATAATCGAGGAGCAAAGTAAGCCAGCGTGGCAAGCATTTCTAAATGATTTTACTGCTAAGTCGGACACGCAGTTTGAACTTTTGCTTAAGTCAAAGGATGGTACGCCTGTTTGGACTGAAGGAAATGTAACGGTAGTGCATGATACAGAACGCGAAACAATTTCCCAAATAATAATGGTTTCACGTGAAATTACTCATCGAAAAGAACGAGAAAATGATTTGCTATATTTAGCCTATCACGATAGCCTAACGCAGTTACCGAATCGAAGGTTTTTATTGAAAGAATTCCCTAAACTACTTTCGGACGCACATGCAAAAGGTACTTGTATCGCAATGCTTTATATTGATGGAGATGACTTTAAGGATGTAAATGATCGTTATGGGCATGATATGGGTGATGATTTTATCCGTAATTTCGGTAATGTGCTAATAACATCTGTACGTAGTCATGATTTAGTCATCCGAATGGGTGGAGATGAATTTATCATTATTTTAACGGGTTTAACGCGGAATCCAGAAGAAAGACAAGTTCAGATAATGCATATTATTAACCGTATTCGCAATGAATTGAAAAATGGATGGACTATAGAAAAGTATTTCTTTGCACCTACTGCATCTATTGGGATTGCTTATTATCCTGACCACGCAACAACTCTTGAGTCGCTAATGGATCTAGCAGACCAAGCTTTATATAAAGCGAAGGAATGCGGAAAAAATAATTTATTTATTACTGGACCACTATAA
- a CDS encoding spore germination protein, which produces MDKVELMMKSLQKAFNHSSDFTVRQVDWREGTSAILCFYSSLVDAKEVQRVLDTIYARLDTNKPFWSETLITTLEPFSLPLAIEHICNGETLIVIPESGEMLSLTVVNQVQRNPDEPNNEHVLRGSHEGLVEGLETNLALLRKRIHNPALVVKSFSIGKETNTKAYYLYIDGVIKPETLDEIEKRIDAINIEYFYSVGQLSDELEDSVWSPFPQLLNTERPDRVVANLVEGKVVLLTNISPTALIAPVTFFSFYQSPDDYNGRVLVGSFYRIVRLMSFLAAVFLPAFYIAIISFHFEVLPLELSNQVKSDVNEIPYRPLIEALILEIIMELIRESSIRLPQSVGQTIGIVGGLVIGHAIVSAGLVSNLMVIVVALTAISSYVVPSVELNTSIRMLRFPFMLLASLFGFFGIVIGVVVLLIHLINLSSLKQPYFAPIVPFQPKELYKVFVRGPYFKPTVQVTTFSPPKDNSVKNGDTP; this is translated from the coding sequence ATGGATAAAGTGGAATTAATGATGAAAAGCCTACAAAAAGCATTTAATCATTCGTCTGATTTTACAGTGAGACAAGTAGACTGGCGAGAAGGAACGTCTGCTATTTTATGCTTTTATTCCTCGCTCGTAGATGCAAAAGAAGTGCAAAGAGTACTCGATACTATTTATGCACGTTTAGATACAAACAAGCCCTTTTGGAGTGAAACGTTAATAACCACACTTGAGCCATTTTCTCTACCACTAGCTATTGAGCACATTTGTAATGGCGAAACACTAATTGTTATACCTGAATCTGGTGAAATGCTTTCTCTTACTGTTGTGAACCAAGTACAACGAAATCCTGACGAGCCTAATAATGAGCATGTTCTGCGAGGATCACATGAGGGTCTTGTCGAGGGCCTCGAAACAAATCTAGCATTATTACGGAAACGAATTCATAATCCAGCGCTTGTAGTTAAATCTTTTTCAATCGGTAAAGAGACAAATACGAAAGCGTATTACTTATATATTGATGGGGTCATAAAGCCTGAAACTTTGGATGAGATTGAAAAACGTATTGACGCCATTAACATTGAATATTTTTATAGTGTTGGCCAATTAAGTGATGAGTTAGAGGATTCTGTTTGGTCGCCTTTTCCACAATTGCTAAATACGGAGAGACCTGATCGCGTTGTGGCTAATTTAGTAGAAGGTAAAGTCGTATTGTTAACGAATATTTCTCCAACTGCTTTAATAGCACCTGTAACGTTTTTTTCCTTTTATCAATCGCCTGACGATTATAATGGTCGTGTGTTGGTTGGTTCCTTTTATCGGATAGTCCGGTTAATGTCTTTTCTTGCAGCTGTTTTCTTACCTGCATTTTATATTGCTATTATCAGTTTTCACTTTGAAGTACTTCCTTTAGAGTTGAGTAATCAAGTAAAGAGTGATGTAAATGAAATACCTTATCGACCGTTAATCGAGGCTCTTATTTTAGAAATTATTATGGAGCTCATTCGAGAATCCAGTATACGATTGCCACAATCAGTAGGTCAGACAATAGGCATCGTGGGAGGATTAGTAATAGGGCATGCTATTGTAAGTGCTGGCTTAGTATCAAATTTAATGGTGATAGTAGTCGCTTTAACCGCAATTTCAAGCTATGTAGTACCTTCCGTAGAGCTAAATACATCAATTCGTATGCTTCGATTCCCATTTATGTTGCTCGCCTCATTATTTGGTTTTTTCGGTATTGTCATTGGCGTTGTTGTGTTATTGATTCACTTGATTAATTTAAGTTCTTTAAAACAACCATACTTTGCTCCAATTGTGCCATTTCAGCCAAAGGAATTATACAAAGTGTTTGTACGAGGGCCGTATTTCAAACCAACTGTCCAAGTCACAACGTTTAGTCCACCGAAGGATAACAGTGTAAAGAATGGTGATACACCTTGA
- a CDS encoding CAP domain-containing protein, with product MKKTLTAICATFLLAAPIQLASAASNTTEGNTANQTTNCKVYYYNNWSNHKWVVTKPHTTTPSKDTQTNQQTNQQNNTTTTPPTTTTPTTTTSDVSAFEQEVVKLTNAERTKAGLKALQTDDKLMAAAREKSQDMQSKKYFSHTSPTFGSPFDRMKALGITYKSAGENIAQGQRTPQEVVQAWMDSPGHRANILNANYTHIGVGYVKSGNYWTQQFIQK from the coding sequence ATGAAAAAAACACTTACTGCAATTTGTGCAACATTTCTTTTAGCAGCTCCAATTCAGTTGGCTTCTGCTGCTTCTAATACTACAGAGGGGAACACAGCAAATCAGACTACAAACTGTAAAGTTTACTATTATAATAATTGGTCAAATCACAAGTGGGTTGTAACTAAACCACATACGACAACACCATCTAAAGATACTCAAACAAATCAACAAACAAATCAACAAAATAATACAACTACGACACCACCGACTACTACTACACCGACGACAACAACATCGGATGTGAGTGCTTTTGAACAAGAGGTAGTAAAATTAACGAATGCTGAGCGTACAAAAGCTGGTTTAAAAGCATTACAAACAGATGATAAATTAATGGCTGCTGCTCGAGAAAAATCTCAAGATATGCAATCGAAAAAGTATTTCTCACATACTAGCCCAACTTTCGGTTCACCATTTGATCGTATGAAAGCTTTAGGTATTACTTATAAGAGTGCCGGTGAAAATATCGCTCAAGGTCAACGTACACCTCAAGAGGTAGTACAAGCTTGGATGGATTCACCAGGTCACCGCGCTAATATTTTAAATGCTAATTACACACATATTGGTGTTGGTTATGTGAAGTCTGGAAACTACTGGACACAACAATTTATTCAAAAATAA
- a CDS encoding response regulator transcription factor, protein MPKKILLVEDEKHIARFVELELQHEGYNVNVAFDGREGLAFATTEDYDVLLLDVMLPSINGIEICRRVRTQSQVPIILLTARDAVMDRVAGLDAGADDYIVKPFAIEELLARIRTILRRVEPNEKIGGDTLQFRDIEIDIDAYEVLVQGKKLDLTKTEYDLLKLLIEQKNRVCTRELILTSVWGYDADIETNVVDVYIRHLRTKLPGDSNAYIETVRGVGYVMRE, encoded by the coding sequence ATGCCTAAAAAAATACTTTTAGTAGAAGATGAGAAGCATATTGCCCGATTTGTAGAACTAGAGTTACAACATGAGGGCTATAATGTAAACGTTGCCTTTGATGGGCGAGAAGGGCTAGCATTTGCCACAACGGAAGATTATGATGTGCTATTACTCGATGTGATGCTACCTAGTATTAATGGAATTGAAATTTGTCGCAGGGTTCGTACTCAATCCCAGGTACCGATAATTTTACTTACCGCTAGAGACGCAGTAATGGATAGAGTTGCTGGTTTAGATGCTGGGGCTGATGATTACATAGTGAAGCCATTTGCAATCGAAGAATTGCTTGCACGTATACGAACTATTTTGCGCCGTGTAGAGCCTAACGAAAAAATAGGAGGGGACACACTTCAATTTCGAGATATTGAAATTGACATTGATGCATACGAGGTATTGGTTCAAGGTAAAAAACTTGATCTGACTAAAACCGAATATGATTTGTTAAAGCTATTAATAGAACAAAAAAATCGTGTATGTACACGTGAGCTAATTCTAACTTCTGTTTGGGGATATGATGCTGATATCGAGACAAATGTCGTTGATGTATATATTCGCCATTTACGGACAAAACTACCCGGTGATTCCAATGCCTATATTGAGACTGTTCGTGGAGTAGGGTACGTGATGCGCGAATGA
- a CDS encoding Ger(x)C family spore germination protein, translating into MHRKGIILLLIVFLAGCWDERLYKNSSVVSLVGVEGKVGEYKGYYAYPKLIDNKSKIMVIEAEGISPRDIRNKADMKVEQTLDLSELATLLISSDTVKEPLYDILDIYFRDPQNPISIKVALTEGDVKPFIELTKEVTDNAGGYYQRFIESTEKNTIYPKLDLQMIGSTLFDDAIDISIPYIKMNEEKNIADAAGVALFSGQVFTGKILNPKQSLSMLLLMDEASQHARIEYMMNLNDKEIPVTSEVIHLKRKWTINEAMGKITMDYKIDLEIDEFSKNHLYKKDTLKALEDNFQQRIQADFEEVLQILQEQKSDTLAIGRYIRAYHPKMLKDDWHEQFASLTLEPKVKVSIIRTGILR; encoded by the coding sequence GTGCATCGAAAAGGGATAATATTACTGTTGATTGTATTCCTCGCTGGTTGTTGGGATGAGCGTTTATATAAAAATTCGTCAGTTGTGTCACTCGTTGGAGTTGAAGGGAAAGTAGGAGAATATAAAGGATATTACGCATACCCTAAGTTAATTGATAACAAAAGTAAAATAATGGTAATAGAAGCGGAAGGTATTTCTCCACGCGATATCCGTAATAAAGCCGACATGAAAGTGGAACAAACATTAGATTTGTCTGAATTAGCGACACTTCTCATTTCAAGTGATACTGTAAAAGAACCTCTTTATGATATTTTAGATATTTATTTTCGTGATCCTCAAAATCCGATATCTATTAAAGTTGCGTTGACTGAAGGGGATGTAAAGCCTTTTATTGAGTTAACTAAGGAAGTAACAGACAATGCAGGGGGGTACTATCAGCGCTTTATTGAAAGTACTGAGAAAAATACAATTTACCCCAAACTTGATTTACAAATGATTGGCTCGACGCTGTTTGATGATGCAATAGATATATCAATCCCCTATATAAAAATGAATGAAGAAAAAAATATAGCAGATGCAGCAGGGGTTGCTTTGTTTTCTGGTCAGGTATTTACAGGGAAAATCTTAAATCCTAAACAATCGTTAAGTATGCTTTTATTAATGGATGAAGCAAGTCAACATGCACGTATTGAATATATGATGAATTTAAATGATAAGGAAATACCTGTCACTTCAGAAGTCATTCATTTAAAAAGAAAGTGGACAATCAACGAAGCCATGGGAAAAATAACGATGGACTATAAGATCGATTTAGAAATTGATGAGTTTTCAAAGAATCATTTGTATAAGAAGGATACGTTAAAAGCGCTAGAAGATAATTTTCAACAAAGAATTCAAGCTGACTTTGAGGAAGTGCTTCAAATACTACAAGAACAGAAGTCAGATACGTTAGCGATAGGTCGATATATTCGTGCCTATCATCCAAAAATGCTTAAGGATGACTGGCACGAACAATTCGCATCACTTACATTAGAACCGAAAGTGAAAGTTTCGATTATTCGTACAGGGATTCTCCGATAG
- a CDS encoding GerAB/ArcD/ProY family transporter: MNFSLSKGQFFLLLFFIETGFIYISFQTPLISESRNMAWVLFIVAAIWHYFLLIFFERYYRYFYLNTFFQWVYKIYWFLMLASFIAYMEFVLASWVLPQTPEWIVIFFIVALSLYANLSRPETVINIGVMLIPLVFIFIIFLMLAVPDLTWTNLFPLDFTNKKEIIQGFIHGAFAFMGAEMFLIFRPFLQKELTLKGKPIFIYQLVIFVFYLISVLFSQMFFTIEEIKLVPEPIIYILKSQEVTFVKRLDIFFVYIWLSWSIVTVMIVNFTFRIIHFVKERKRPKLQIIVYHVLLAIVPLFFVKFRVIEFMKSSFHYIFLIFTFLLPILIIFWNKWRGKECIEKG, from the coding sequence TTGAATTTTTCCCTATCTAAAGGACAATTTTTTTTACTATTATTTTTTATTGAAACAGGATTTATTTATATATCCTTTCAAACGCCATTAATTAGTGAAAGTAGAAATATGGCTTGGGTGCTATTTATCGTAGCAGCAATATGGCATTATTTTTTATTAATATTTTTTGAACGTTATTATCGTTATTTTTATTTGAATACATTTTTTCAATGGGTCTATAAAATTTACTGGTTTTTAATGTTGGCGTCATTTATAGCCTATATGGAATTTGTATTAGCATCATGGGTTTTACCTCAAACACCCGAATGGATTGTCATCTTTTTTATTGTGGCACTATCGTTATATGCCAATTTAAGTCGACCAGAAACAGTAATCAATATTGGTGTGATGCTTATTCCGCTCGTATTTATATTTATCATTTTTTTAATGCTAGCGGTACCAGATCTCACTTGGACAAATTTATTTCCGCTTGATTTTACTAATAAAAAAGAAATCATTCAGGGCTTTATTCATGGAGCATTTGCATTTATGGGCGCAGAAATGTTTTTAATATTTCGCCCCTTTTTACAAAAGGAGTTAACTTTAAAGGGCAAGCCGATATTTATATATCAGCTTGTGATTTTTGTATTTTATTTAATCTCAGTGCTTTTTTCTCAAATGTTTTTTACTATTGAGGAAATTAAACTAGTGCCAGAGCCGATTATTTATATTTTAAAATCGCAAGAAGTGACATTTGTGAAGCGACTTGATATTTTCTTTGTGTATATTTGGTTATCTTGGTCAATCGTTACTGTAATGATTGTGAATTTTACCTTTAGAATCATTCATTTTGTAAAAGAAAGAAAACGACCTAAGTTGCAAATTATTGTTTATCATGTGTTGCTAGCGATTGTCCCGCTTTTTTTTGTTAAATTTAGAGTGATCGAATTTATGAAAAGTTCCTTCCATTATATATTTTTAATTTTTACCTTTCTATTGCCTATACTCATTATTTTTTGGAATAAATGGAGGGGGAAAGAGTGCATCGAAAAGGGATAA
- a CDS encoding undecaprenyldiphospho-muramoylpentapeptide beta-N-acetylglucosaminyltransferase, protein MKQLTIILTGGGTAGHVSLNQAILPSLLELGYDVHYIGSEQGIEKELIGEAFPKVPFYGIASGKLRRYFSMKNFTDPFKVLAGIMQAFSIIKKVKPEVIFSKGGFVSVPVVMAAKLAGVPVVIHESDVTPGLANKIALPFASHIFTIFEETLQHLPNEKATCTGSIIREELFNGDKAKGLSFCGFTAAKPVLLVMGGSLGSVVLNDALRHNLPELLQTFQVIHLCGKGNKDESFESMPGYKQFDYVTTELPDLLHAADFVVSRAGSNSIFEFLALHKPMLLIPLSAQKSRGDQILNANLFKKQGYAEVLQEEELTKESFIKSVYTLTERKSEMTATMAKTQRPKTPDEMAKLILQYKK, encoded by the coding sequence GTGAAACAACTTACAATCATTTTAACCGGTGGTGGGACAGCAGGCCATGTATCACTTAACCAAGCGATATTACCTTCTTTACTTGAACTAGGTTATGATGTCCACTATATTGGTTCAGAGCAAGGTATTGAAAAAGAATTAATAGGCGAGGCATTTCCTAAAGTCCCTTTCTATGGGATAGCAAGCGGGAAATTGCGTCGTTATTTCTCTATGAAAAACTTTACAGATCCTTTTAAAGTGCTTGCTGGGATTATGCAAGCGTTTAGTATTATAAAAAAAGTGAAGCCAGAGGTCATCTTTTCGAAAGGTGGTTTTGTCTCTGTACCTGTAGTAATGGCAGCTAAATTGGCTGGTGTACCTGTCGTTATACATGAATCCGATGTTACGCCTGGCTTGGCAAATAAAATTGCCCTACCTTTTGCTTCTCATATTTTCACTATTTTTGAAGAAACGCTACAGCATTTACCAAATGAAAAAGCAACATGTACTGGTTCCATTATTCGTGAAGAATTATTTAACGGTGACAAAGCTAAAGGCCTTTCGTTCTGTGGTTTTACAGCAGCTAAACCCGTTCTTTTAGTTATGGGTGGAAGCCTTGGCTCTGTAGTGTTAAATGACGCATTACGCCATAATTTACCTGAGTTACTTCAAACATTCCAAGTCATTCATTTATGTGGAAAAGGGAATAAAGATGAAAGCTTCGAATCAATGCCTGGCTACAAACAATTTGACTACGTGACAACTGAATTACCTGATTTGCTGCATGCAGCCGATTTTGTCGTTTCACGTGCAGGATCTAATTCTATTTTTGAATTTTTAGCACTTCATAAACCAATGTTATTAATTCCTCTTTCTGCACAAAAAAGTCGTGGCGATCAAATTTTGAATGCAAACTTATTCAAAAAACAAGGATATGCCGAAGTATTGCAAGAAGAGGAACTAACGAAGGAATCTTTCATAAAATCGGTATATACATTAACCGAGCGAAAATCCGAAATGACAGCTACGATGGCAAAAACCCAAAGACCGAAAACGCCAGATGAGATGGCGAAGTTAATATTACAATATAAAAAATAA
- a CDS encoding GNAT family N-acetyltransferase produces the protein MLKHRDLHECTELYELLSHPSVFPFVRQKAKSADEYWFMTKQLIEEEARGLAISRTITDDWGQPIGTISIHDVEDGAGFLGTWIGLPYQGQGYNQKAKMLFLNELFFDYNFNTVFLRIRVENIKSQRAALKLPYVVDANDSHPTLLAQVNSGEAQFNLYKIPRDLFYLTTANQTQEGEEQAM, from the coding sequence ATGCTTAAACATCGAGACCTTCATGAATGTACAGAGCTTTATGAGCTATTATCGCATCCATCTGTTTTTCCCTTCGTCCGTCAAAAAGCCAAATCGGCGGATGAATACTGGTTTATGACCAAGCAACTAATCGAAGAAGAAGCGAGAGGGCTCGCTATCTCAAGGACAATTACCGATGATTGGGGGCAACCAATCGGCACCATTAGCATTCATGATGTTGAGGACGGTGCGGGCTTCCTCGGAACGTGGATAGGACTCCCCTATCAAGGGCAAGGTTACAACCAAAAGGCAAAAATGCTTTTTTTGAATGAATTATTTTTTGATTATAATTTCAATACGGTTTTCCTTCGTATTCGAGTAGAAAATATTAAATCACAGCGTGCCGCATTAAAGTTACCTTATGTTGTAGATGCAAATGATAGTCACCCTACATTATTAGCACAAGTTAATAGTGGAGAGGCACAATTTAATTTATATAAAATCCCACGTGACTTGTTCTATCTGACAACTGCCAATCAAACACAAGAAGGCGAAGAACAAGCAATGTAA
- a CDS encoding MATE family efflux transporter, giving the protein MDQTKTLKQKYALILKIIVPILVTQVAIYLISFFDILMSSRYGTADLAGVSIGSSIWMPIYTGLSGILLAITPIVSQLVGAKKEHAAKKAVQQGLYVALVLSAIIFILLFFGLDWILGNMQLEEAVHNIAKSYIHAMCVGLIPLFLFFVLRCFIDALGQTRVTMIITLLATPINILLNYIFIFGKFGAPELGGVGAGVATAITYWLLFFITVWIVAKRVPFEHFHIFREWPKLEWLSWKEILVIGVPIGISLFAETSIFSAVTMMMSSFSTEIIAAHQIAINFTSLLYMVPLSISMGVTILVGFEIGAGRLRDAKIYSYLCVGTAIVFSFFSACILYLLREQIATMYSTDQLVLKYAQQFLVFAAIFQLSDSIQAPVQGALRGYKDVTITFIMAIISYWIIGLPTGYLLANYTDFGPVGYWLGLVAGLSAGAITLLIRLLLVQKRFVLR; this is encoded by the coding sequence ATGGATCAAACTAAAACGTTAAAACAAAAGTATGCTTTAATTTTAAAAATCATTGTGCCGATTTTAGTCACCCAAGTAGCTATTTATCTTATCTCTTTTTTCGATATTTTAATGTCTAGCCGCTACGGAACAGCCGATTTAGCTGGGGTTTCAATAGGCTCATCCATTTGGATGCCTATTTATACGGGACTTTCTGGTATTCTATTAGCGATCACGCCGATTGTGTCCCAACTCGTTGGAGCAAAGAAAGAACACGCTGCTAAAAAGGCTGTACAGCAAGGCTTATATGTTGCACTTGTTCTTTCTGCCATAATATTTATTTTATTATTTTTCGGGCTCGATTGGATACTTGGAAATATGCAATTAGAAGAAGCAGTACATAACATTGCCAAATCCTATATTCATGCAATGTGCGTTGGACTTATACCACTTTTTTTATTTTTTGTCCTACGTTGCTTTATCGATGCGTTAGGTCAAACACGTGTAACAATGATTATAACGCTACTTGCAACACCTATTAATATTTTATTAAATTACATTTTCATTTTCGGCAAATTCGGTGCGCCGGAGCTTGGCGGTGTTGGTGCTGGTGTCGCTACCGCTATTACTTACTGGTTACTTTTCTTTATTACCGTTTGGATAGTAGCCAAGCGGGTGCCTTTTGAACACTTTCATATATTCCGAGAATGGCCTAAGCTGGAATGGTTAAGCTGGAAAGAGATTTTAGTTATTGGTGTGCCAATCGGCATCTCCTTATTTGCGGAAACAAGTATATTTTCTGCCGTAACGATGATGATGAGTAGCTTTAGTACTGAAATTATTGCTGCACATCAAATCGCAATTAACTTTACATCGTTGTTATATATGGTTCCTCTTAGTATTTCAATGGGTGTTACGATTTTAGTAGGTTTCGAAATTGGCGCTGGTCGACTACGTGATGCAAAAATTTATAGTTATTTATGCGTTGGGACTGCCATTGTATTTAGCTTTTTTTCAGCTTGTATTCTTTACTTACTACGCGAACAAATCGCGACAATGTATTCAACGGATCAGTTAGTTTTAAAATATGCACAACAATTTTTAGTATTTGCTGCCATTTTCCAGCTATCAGATTCTATTCAGGCTCCAGTACAAGGAGCTTTAAGAGGATACAAAGATGTAACGATAACATTCATTATGGCGATTATTTCCTATTGGATTATCGGATTACCTACAGGTTATTTACTAGCTAACTATACTGACTTCGGGCCAGTTGGATATTGGCTTGGGCTTGTAGCTGGCCTATCTGCTGGAGCTATTACATTATTAATACGCCTACTGCTCGTACAAAAAAGATTCGTTTTACGATAA